The Chionomys nivalis chromosome 10, mChiNiv1.1, whole genome shotgun sequence genome segment GGTTTCTCgggagctggtgttacaggcagaTGGGAacagcctgatgtgggtgttggaactGAACTCTGCAAAATCATTAAGGTCCCTTAACttctaagccacctctccagccccaataaaaaatatatgtatatttgctgCTCTGTAAGtccatgtcttttgtttttgcttttagtgGGATGAAGCGCTCCTGACTATGAGTAAAGGAGAAAAGGCTCGACTGGAGATTGAACCAGAATGGGCCTATGGAAAGAAAGGACAGCCTGATGCCAAGTAtccttttttgtttataatttaaatatacacacatcaaaacaaaactcCCACATATTTAAGATCTGGGTCAGTGTGATAACCACCAAGCCTTTCAACCTAAATTAGACTCTTGGAACCCAACATGGTGGAGGAGAGAATGCCCACAAGTTGTTCTTGGGCCTCCATTTGCATGGTGTGGCATGTGCttacagaaacacatacatgcacagtaaCTTTTTTAAAAGCTACCTGAAGAAGTGAAAGATGCGGTGTAAGCAAGCTGTCAATCAAGAATcattttgagccgggcggtggtggcgcacacctttaatcccagcactcgggaggcagaggcaggcggatctctgtgagttcgaggccagcctgtctacaagagctagttccaggataggaaccaaaaacctagagaaaccctgtctcaaaaatctaaaaaaaaaaaaaaaagtatcattttGAGAAAGTGTTCCTGATAGATGATCATAAGATCGCTACTGAGGCTACAGTAATATGACACTGCCTGGCTGATACTTTTTGCTGATGCAAAGTAGCCAAACTTTGTACTGATCTTCCttgatctgctttttttttttttttgagatgaaagTCTTACTATGTTTCCCTGCCAGGTTGGAATTGTGTAGGTAAGTACTGAATCCTGGGTCTGcctccaaaggtcctggggattaaaggtgtgtaccaggAAGTCTTAACAGTTAATTAAGCTTTCATCTTTTAGACACAACTGTCTCCCTTTTTGGAGAAAGGGTCTTCTGTGGCTGGCCTTAATTTTCTGATCCTccagtgtgtgtggtggtggacaATTTTTTGCTGCTGTATCATTTAACTGAAGAACGAGAATTCAGAGCTTAGAAATGGAATAAACAATGGTTACCACGAGTAAAAGGAAGGAGACCACCAGATAAATAATGTTGTATGCATTTATTAATGATTACAGTACCTCTATGACAAACTGGTTTGTCAACATGTACAAAAAGCAGAAAGGCAATGATTCTAGACCATTCAGATTTTAATCCAGCATTTAAGTGGGAAGTGAATTTTAGCTATTGATTCCATTCTTGTTGCAAAATTGGTTTTGATACTGGGATTTATAGGGAATAGGAGTGAGGTTAAGGTTGGAAGTCCTCTGTAGTGTTAATTCATTTCAGCTTCATCTAATGTGAAAGCATCAAGCCTAATCTGATGtttataaagaaaccctgttacctttttttctatttccctttttctttttatggagatggtttctctgtgtagccctggctatcctggagtgcctctgcctcccagtgctggcattaaagttaTGAAAACCAAGCAAACCTGAACTTGGCTTTTAATCCACAGTAGGTACCATGTTCTCATGTAGCAGTTTTCATAAGATACTGGCTGATTCTGTAGCATTTGTGGGGCATTAGGATAAGAAGAATGTTTGTTAAAAACTGACATTTATGGTTTCTATTAATCAGTAGGGATATGTAACTTTTAGGAAACTCAAGCTAGCCTCTGAGTCAAATACAGATTTCTTCCTCTTAAATTTATTGGGACAATCTCTGGGTCATTTTGGAACCAATTCTGTCTGCAGCACACAAATGTTGGGATTTGAGCATAAATTACTATATTAAGTCAGATTTCACAAATCTAGTATAATGCTATGGTTTAGTGGTGggggaaaggcacttgccatcagATTTACCTTGACCATTTCCCACAGAATTCCACCAAATGCCAAACTCATTTTTGAAGTGGAATTGGTAGATATTGACTGAAACCAGTTTTCTGAAGACatcaataataaaaacttggCCTTGAAACTTAATGTGACTAATTGTTACTATTTTAAGGGAAGAGTCAACTGGAAAATTCAAGGAGTTAAAGCTTGTTTACTTGATCTCAATTTATGAGAAATGTTATCCCCTGGAAGACCCTTTAAGTCTCAGATATTTTACTATAGTTGTGTAAAGTATTAAAAAGAACTGAGTTTTCTTTTACCTCATTATAAACTAAAAGGCTCAATAAAAATGTCATGGATGGTCTTGATTTGACTGACTTATTCTGTGTTGCTGTATTAATGTTCAGACTAATAGGACTCAGAAGTTCATCCAAATAGAGAATAACTGCTAATAAAAGTGGCTAGCTTTGTCCaggatattttaaagatattactCTATGGTAGAAGGTCAAAGGCATAGATTTTGAGgcagaaaattaaaagtaactaaaatatcCTGGTAGGAAGATAGTAAATTTAGAGAAAGCCCATTTTATAACAATGTTAATCTGTTTTAGGTATACCTCCCCCAAATGAATTCATAAACAATTGCTGCATGagtcttcatttttattacaaaaaGGACGATAAGTACGATCAAAATGAAAGCTTGCTCACAAGTTTTACATGAATATTCTAGATACAAAGTCTCCCAAAACATACTTTGATACTTCATTTCTTAAGGGGATGCTGACATTACACTCTCATTTATAATCTATTCCAAGGCAGAGCATGTTAATAGTGCATCTTTCTTACAGTTAGAGCCAAATTTCCAAGTGTAACTGAAACATAGACAACCTTAGGTAACTCTTTTAAATCTCTTAAGTCTTAAGTTTTTAAGGGGATAAAATTCTCAATAACCAGcccttattttttttcccagaattttGTAACTGACATGATTTGCAGTCAGTCTTTTTCTCTACACTTAAGGCTACAAATCTCTTGCATGAGCTGCAAAAGAATTCTAGACCACTTaatcaaaataagataaaataaaaataaaaaaaatagttctccaataaaaagtaaattttaaaagtggTAGGAAAGTTTTTATGGTACACTACTAATTGACATTTTCTACTATTAACTAAACAAATGTTACACAGAAACTGGGAAGACAAATTATCAAATACAACAAGCTTATGCTATGTTTACATCcttcaaaaaaaataattccGCATTTTTCATATAACCCAATCTGAAATGTACGTTTTCCATCATGTTGGAGGTGGAGGATAATACTGTCCATAATTCCAAGGATTCTGATAATTGTACTGAAAAGGCAAAAGTATTATGTCAGCACACTAGAATTAAAGTTATATCCCGCATATAAACTGATGAAATTCCACCAACTCAGAAAAGGAAATACACAATACAGAACCACTACAAAGAATAAATTATGCACTTACCTGATACCAGGCACTGTAATTATATGCAGCTTGATTTGCCTGTAAATCCCCATCAATGATCTGTGCTGATGACATATCTTCCgtgtgtgctttcttttcttctggttctTCGGAACTGTATAAAAGGTCAAAATAGAAACTCAAAATTCCCAGAGATAGGAACTTTCTTAGATGACTAcactgtgttttaattaatgcttTCAACCATCTTTTGGGAGCAAGGTATTATTCAGAAGATAGTAAGTAGGGAGAAAAGACAAAATGTAAATACACTGAAGGCTAAACCTGGTTTACCTTTCGTTATGGTACTGAAACTTATCTACTGTTTTGCCAGGGAATGTGACCTCTAATACATTTATGAGTTACCCTCTAGATTAGCTGCCAAGAGCACAGATAGTACTGATCCCTTTCTTCAAAAGACCAAAAGTAGCATTCTGCCACTCCAAGTAATAGATTGCAGATTtttcaacaagacaaaacccCTTTTCCAATCTGGCCTTTTACTTTATAGCCTTCTTAGAGCTACAACTTTCCATTTATATAGTGTGACCTCTTGGTGAGAAATTACATGCTCAGTACTTTCTTTATGTGGTAAACTGGTCTAGGTTCTGGATGTGACCTGTTTCATTTGTCCTTGATGTTTAAAAGACTTGTAAAtcgggcatagtggtgcatgtctttaatcctaagTAAAAACTACGGACAGAATATTCATGTTTCAGCATAACTTATTAAAGCTAAGCAGTTATGCTGTAGATGAACAAACTTGGCAGCACAAACTTACCTCCAATTTCTTATAGCAACACAAGCCCACTGACTACCATCAGATCGCCTTGAACTGTCATTCTATCTATGAGGATTTCCTTAACTACAACTCTCAACTTAGGGCCAGTGGCACAACTCTAGTCATCTTCATGGCTTTCCAACACTCAGTCCCATCTCCAGCCTCAATGGAATCCTCATTTTGGGTCTTGGAGTGGTAGGCTAATGGCTGCCTTTATACTTGCTTCTAAGTTCAaccatttctgtttttctcaagCCATAAAAAATACATTATCATAATATAGAAGTAACACTCAAAAGTACATGTTTTAAAGGGAATCTTCATActgaaatgttttctcttaaGCATCTTTTCCTGATCAAGAAGTTACAtaccgggggctggagagatggctcagtggttaagagcactggctgctcttccataggtcctgagttcgattcccagcaaccacatggtggctgacaaccatctgtaatgagatctggcaccctcctctggcgtgcaggcatacatggaggcagaatgttgtatacatacatactaaataaagaaataaatcttttttttaaaaaaaaaaagttacataccCATTTTCAGCTTTCCTTTTTAAGGTGTCCTGCTCTTTTAGGAGTGTTTGATGTTCATCATAAGCATTCAAAAGCctgaagggaagggaaaacaaaatcttttgggatgcataatttttttttttaacaaaaagattTAGTTACTTCCAAATATGAAAACAGCTATATAAATTTCTAACTGGGCTCTTTGCCTTATCTTTTAAGACTTAAATCTTAGTTCTGATATCCAGATGCTCCATGTTTAAGAACCTACATGTTTAAGAACTTACACAGTACCTTTCATTGAACCAGTAATTTGTTTGAATAGAACTACCAAATCAAAATGAtaagtttatttaattttgtaggTGCCAATTCTAAGGATTTGCTGTTTACTGCTGATAGTACAGGCTCTGAACTGCAAGGTACAATGCAATCAAAATCCTACTTCTGGCTAGGTGTGGTATGCATGCTGTTAGCCCTAACACTCacaaggcagacagatctctgaattcaaggccagctagggctacaattaaaacacacacacacacacaaaaacaacaacaacaacaaaacaactctACTTTGTTCTGGAGAAGTAGGTTCAATAGGTCagtgcagtgcttctcaaccttcccagtgcttagaccctttaatacagttcctcatgttatggtgatccTCCAACCATCAAATTactttcattactacttcataactaattttgctactattatgactcataatgtaaatatctggtatgcaggacTTTGATTTGTGACCCCATGGaaggggttgagaaccactgggtcagtgggtaaagtccGTAACTACCATGTACAAGGCCTTGGATTCAAAACTTAAACCACATCACGTACTGTTCTACTCATGCACATTACTGTTAGCATGTATTCTGTTCCCATCactgtgtttctcttcttcatcagaatccAGCAGGAGCTAAATGAGACAACCTCTTCTAGGAAGCACGGCTAATCTATTTTAATCCATACAGATAAGTATATGCCATTTCATATACTTTTGTAGAACCCAAGAAGCAAACTATCCCAATGAAAAGACAGCATCACATAAAGTCAGTTTTTCGGTGTACCTACTTCCGTATAAAACACTGACTATATAGTATATAAGGGAGTTAAAAGCAAAATATGAACTAGGCTCTAATTTCATACTCATAATACATGACTTGAAAAATTTAGGCTATCTGAGTAAGCCTCTCTCCATCCACTAAAATAACAATACCTGTATTCATTTAAAAGCTATGAATTttatactatataaatataaaatacttagcACGATTTCAAGAACCGATATACTAGTTGATATGTCAAGCTGAAAACTTAtcaaaaacatgcacacatatatagacactcAAGTTTAGAATGGTTTCAGTGGAAATCACTGTAAATCATCAGCAAAGGCACAAACATGCCTATTAGGTACTGGGATATCTACTTACTagcaagagacaaagacaggaactTTACCAAATAATGTTCTAGGCAGTATTTCTACTTTCTGGATTATCAGATTTAAATCTTAAATCTAGATCTTGACCCCCAATCTACAGCAAACCCTTACATCATCCTCAATTTTGAGTCTTATGATTCAGGAGGACAATTCCAGTAAGCAAGATCTGTGTGACCACATCTCCCTTCTTTTCCAAGCTGAGATAAAATAGTATTCCTTTTCCAGACTAATCCTATCCTAGCTCTGTACatgttgctgagaactgaactccgGGCCTTGTACACGAAGGACATATACTCCACTGCTGAGCTTTCCACATCAGCTACAGCCACCCCACCTACCTACCTTCATGTGCCTCATAGTTCAGTTTttacttcctttctccttttgtgtGGCCCACATGGTGGAACGAGAAAACTGTGCACCACagaatatgcacatacatataaaattaacttaaaacaGGAAAATAGTTTTGAAAGGATGATAAAGCTTAATAAGTCCAAttaagtatacacacacaaaactgaattTACCTCCACTTGTCTCTGAAGGAAAAGCAACCTTAACAAACACTTTTAAATTTAGCATTAGATCCTTGAACAAGTGGTTCAGCACATAATGCACATCTGGGAAAGACTGATGACCAGAGTCTAATCTCTAGCGCCCATGAAAAACGTAGGAGAAAATCCcatgaagttgtcttctgacctcctcatcTTGGAACACATGTACCCTTTCCCATTACATATCCatcataaacataataaaaaatattttaaaatatatttagcagTGTGTTAAAGTAACCATTAAAGTCCCATGACAAAATAACAATGCAATGTTCCAGTCAAAAATATGATGAATTTAACATCTTACTTATTAACATCTGAACCAAAATCTTCAAGGAATTCCACTTTTCTTTGGGAAAATGTAATCCTCATTTTAATAGGCAATGAACCATGTATGGCCTTGTCAAAGCAATTGaggatattttcttcattttgtttgagGTCACAACTGTATTCCATTTCAAGTAAATTGAGGTATAACTTTGTGTTCTCCTAAGTAAAAAGCAGTATCAATTAATAACATtcctataatattttaataaagtataaatatttaagACTGAAATATAACTCATGTCAAAGATTTCAACATGTATATAATGAAGTGAAACATATTCTTCAGGAAGTATTTTTCCTTGTCCTGTGGCACTGGGAACAGTAGACAAGTAAGCACACTATCACTGGGTAAATCACAATGCTCCTTTAGCAATACTAGTGGGTTGTGACACCACTCTATTATTTCTGAAACTGCACTGTGTTGCTACATGCTAACCAATTAAAGTTCTTAATCCTATGTTAGTTAACTGGACTTGGCCTAGCATGAAAActgtaaattaaaatacaaaaagtacAATACATCTCTACTTATGACGATAAATACTTAATTATAAACTTGTATCTTCAACAGGCACAGCAAAGCTGAAAATGAAACACTTCCACTACACTAGCTGTTAGTAACTGTTACATAAAAGGATGATTCTTTCTTGTtgttggtcttttgttttgttctgttctgttttttgagacatggtttctctaacagctctggctttcctgtaactcactttgtagaccaagctggcctcgaattcagagttccacctgcctctgcctcctgagtgctgggattaaaagcgtgtgctaccaccacttcATAAAAGTAACTGTTCTGAAAAGGAAAGTCACGCTGCAGTGCTTTGTTTAATACAGTTAAGCTTTTGTTCCTAAAGTCTTCCTCCAGGCTCTTTATCCTATTTAACAAtcttaaatttctaaattttctaaAGTTAATTACAAAGaccaaaatatttataattttaactcAGTAATAATTTTATCAAGCTTTAAATTCAAAGTAATTagagaaaaatgttaaagatGGCAACATCAGTTTAGAGGGACTGTTGTCTTCatttagtaataaaatatattactgtATAGACCAAATCATTCATCATGGTTGCCAAAGTGAAAACGTACTAGCCTTTTATGAACGATATTTAAAATACGCATACCTTATCACTTTCGATTGCTTCCAAAAGTACCTTTCTTgattttggaagatttttttgtattttgaaaagaTGTCGGGCTAGTTTAATAGCGTAAAATGATGACTCATTATTTGATTTGGCATTCTTTATAGCATCTTGAAGCAAATGTTCAGCTTCTTCCATATTTCCATGTCGCCGTTCTAAACTTACTCTTCTCAATCGAACCATTGCCAATCCTAGAACACATTCTTCAAACGTTCTCAAGATAGTCCTGGCTTCATTAATGTTCCCTAAaacagtaattaaatatttatatatttttttaaatttctaaaatgacTTTACATCACTTTTGTTTAAATTTCTGAAATAGACTTGATACCAAAACTAAAAAGCATTAGTCAACAGGCTACATCTAGCTCTCTATTTGGGGGCTTAGGGAGGTTTTAAGTACCCATGCTTACTTATTTTGTATTGTCTATGGCTGATCTTAGGATATGGCAAGAtagaattgttaaaaaaaaattagtttttataGAAGTAATTAATCCAATTCTTCTTTATACATTCctcaggggggctggagaaatggctcagaggttaagagcattgcctgctcttccaaaggtcctgggttcaagtcccagcaaccacatggtagctcacaaccatctgtaatgaggtctggtgccctcttctggcctgctggcatacacacagacagaatattgtatacattccTCAGTACTCAATTCCTTTAATTCCATACTGATAAAGTGCTAAAATATCATTGAGGGCTAGGCTGGAAGATTCAGCAGTTGGCTGCTGTTGCAGAGTACCCAGGTTTACTTCTCAGTACTCAAAACAATCTGTGAAGTGCACTCCTAGAGGATcctataccctcttctggtctctgcaaacATTTAAGcaaagacatgcatgcaggcaaaacccatccacatataaatacataagtcAACTGAACATTCTCCTTCTTACCCTGCTGCTCCTCAAAAGCTGCCCAAAGCATATGtgccatgggtttctttggaaggTGAACAGTACAAGCTCTGCTGAAGACGTGCCTCACTCCTTCAATGCTATGGTTTTCCATGTACTTGGCATACTACatacagaaaagaggaaatactGAATAATTTACAGTTGAACACGTGATTAAATACGTGACAGAACGATAAAATTCTATTTGTAAACCCATTCAGCACCTTTATTGAACCACTAGACTAGTTTCTGTAAGGAAGGACGAAGAGAGGCAACGAGGTTGGCAAATGCAGCAGTCAAATCTGGTTGCAAGCAGACCATCTCCTAATGCAACAGATATAGTTATATGAACAACATTCAACAGAAGTACAAAAAAGGTTAGTCACTAGATCAATGTTTATAATATATTCAAGTTAAACACTATATCATTTTCTTACCTTAATCCAGAACTCCTCATAGAGGGCACAGGATATGACACATCTTTCAAAGAGAACCACAACTCTTTCATGAGTCCCGTTTTCAATTTCGAATTCTAAGTATTCTTTCCAGTTTTTCAGTTGGGCCTTTTCCAATGGTTTCACATGAAAATAAGGTCTTTTAAtctgcaagaaaaaaattaatgtatggtaataaaagtcaaaacaaaatattttaaatacaatgatataaataatttcaaatacaaggaaaaaattttaaattcattacAAATTTTTCAGGGTGGAGGGGGATGATACAGGTCTCTGAAGACCAAGCTAGCCTGaaattcccagagatctgcttgcctctgtctcctactgctggcattaaaggcttatgccactATACCtggcataaaatattttaattaaaattattcaacCTCTATGAGTTTGACAATGGAAAAGAACAAATTTTCCATTTAAGAagacattttccattttcaaacaaTCTATATTGATTTTTACTTATGTACACACTTATGAGTGTGTATCTACATGAGTTTACTTGCACTACTTGCATGCAGTTACAGGTGCCCAGAGTCCAGAGAGTATGGATCCTCTCAACTGGATttagagttgtgagccaccacaacaTGTGTGCTAAGAACCAAACTTGATCTTCTaccagagcagcaagcactcttaaacCAATGAGACATCACACCAGTCCCATTTAGTCATTTTTATAGTattgaaaattttctgtaaagagaattttattctttattacatatttttaaatcaaaccaTTTTAACATAGTTAAAGAATGAGAGTGGACAAAgagaccattttttttcttttatttattgtttttaattgaggtatacatttttcccactctccttctcccctctccattTAAGACCATTTAAGGTAAAGGGATCATTATTTTGATTACTAAAGTAAACTATATTGTATATTTATCAAAATTTTTACAGCCAGACACAGCACAACAGACATATAACTCCATTCATAGGCTAGGCCATGATAGgtaatttacaaaaataaagctaCATTAACCTTAAGCCCAGGGCTAAGCAAGCTAAGCCGCACGTTACTAAGTAGGATAAGAAGAACTAAAGAGGAAAGGTGAGAAAAATATAATCAAGTTGACTATGCTGATGGTATACACCAACGATCTAATAACCTGCACACTTCCAACAGGCCAACTGTTTGACATGTGACATATATCTTACAAAAGCAGGCAGAAAAtggttaaatatttaagaaaagaaattgttCACCTATAGTGGAtgggtgtattttatttttaatttttgagatggggtttgaTGTAGTACAGGCTGGCACAAAACTTACTAGATCACTGAAGATGACTTTAATTTCTGAACCTTTTATCTCTAGCTTCCAAGTGCTGAGTTATAAGATTTGGCACCAAACCTGGTTTGAATGTGGTGCTAAGATCAAGCCCGGAGATTCACGCATGTTGGGCAAGCAGTCTACAAACTGAGCCTAATCCCCTGCTCTTAGAAGAGCTGCTTTGTTGTCCATAAAGTATAACTCAATAaagctgatttttaaaagtattcacaTTTTCATCAAGAACCTTGCATTTGAAATCTGAATGCAGTAAGATTTTAAAACTGATCATGGAAAATGTTAAATACAATTGAGATGCACACCTTGAGTTATTACTTATTAAATCATTTAACTGCTATAAgaagaaatcttatttttatatttttgaaaactaaTAAAACAAAGCACTTACACCTTCTTCAAATGTCCACCTCTTACTAACTTCATGCTCGTTGTAATTAAACATTTCTTGATGAATTTCAATGATTCTATGTCTCATGTTTTCTATTTCAGTAATTAgcttaggaaaaaaacaaaattaatcttgTAAGTTACATAATGAATATTCTCAACAGCACACATTTAAGTATCTTCTTTATAAATTTCAGTCTTCAGTAGGGAGTTTTTAATTGTTAGATGTTACTATCTTAAATGTaatctttctttgtttgctttggtttttgagacagggtttctgtacatataaccctggctatcctagaactcatctGGAGaccagactgtcctagaactacagagatccacctgactctgtccCACaactgccaccacacccagctttaaatATGATTTATAATAGTACTTCAAAAAGCtgatttttcatgtatttttaaaaagaggaatagTAGATTacaattaaagtaaaatatttttctaaattacttCCATTTGTCTCGTGGTAAGACTATGTCCTTTAAATGCATACTTAAATCATATTGACTGAAATGCCCAGAACTTCCCACCTTTCCACATATGCTACCTAGTTTCACATGCACTGAACATATGATTTAAAAGTTACCTTCGCTGGATCAGTGATGTCTTCAATTCCTGATGGAAGGTCATCACCAGGAGGTCCATCATCACCACTGTGTCCATTTACAGAAGCCAATTCCCTTCTGAGCTGAATGAACTGTTCACCAGTTAAAAGATCTCTAGGCAAGTTATTCTGTACATGTTCTTTAAATCTACAGCAAGAATTTAAAACCACATGTCAAGTACTGCCTACATAATACTCCCccaaataaacagagaaacaaatcaaaatatcTTAACATTTCTCTTATTCTGTATTAAAATCCCACCActtgatatcacacacacacacacacaatctatctTTAGCTTCCACTCTGTCTTTGCAGTGGAATGTAGAGAACAGATATACAAATTTCAATGCTAGTGTTCTCTGTGAtcatttgatttttctctgtaaATTTAGATAACCATagccaatgcacattaaaattgtaaagtgaagccgggcggtggtggcgcacgcctttaatcccagcacttgggaggcagaggcaggcggatctctgtgagttcgagaccagcctggtctacagagctagttccaggacaggctccaaagccacagagaaactctgtctcgaaaaaccaaataaataaataaataaaattgtagagTGATCATGAAATGTTTGCATTATCATCCTACCAATTATTCCTCCATATATGTCTGTTTAACAACTTAACGACACTGGTTTCATTAAGGCCACCAGTTACCACACATGCAAAATTAAGTGGATATTTGCTCTCCAGTACACCCTCTATCTTCAACATCTGAGGCTGCTAACAATgacttttaattttagaatttttgtcACAGCTTGGTTTCTGATGTACCACTTTCTTAGTTTTCATCCaagccactttctgatttctGTGTTATCTCTCAGGTCCCCATTAATACCTGCATTAAAGCTATGTTCCCAAGAATTctattttagtttcatatttttatgtattttcttgcTCAAGTCATCAACAGAGTATGAAGTGATTACTGTATCAATAAAACTCAAAACTATAGCCggacagtagtggtgcacacctctaatcccagcactcaggaggcagagacagatggatttctgtgagttcgaggccagccaggtcaacagaagaagttccaggacagtcagagctacacacagaaaaaccctgtcttgaaaaaaaaacaaaacaatgcaaaaacaaaaaaacaaaccaaaaactatAACACAAGTCCAAAACTTTAAAATTGCAGATTACTATATCCAATTGCCAACAgtctatagaaaaagaaaatgtatttttacacACGAATGTAAATTAGTTTCAAACTAATGTATAAAAACTTAAACTTTGTCTTTTGATAAACTGACTCACTAGCTGACGCTGGCCTAAAATCTTTGTACTTCCATCATGGATTATAGACCTCATACCATCACACCCAGTTAACACATTTTCAATAAACTGTTATTTCACTACTTTATCTAAACAGACCATGACATACACCCCCAAATTTTAACTGGAACCACCAAAGAACTAAAGTATCTTCCATCTTGATTTTAATATGGAATCTCCTGTACGAtatttattggctttttgggtttttttttgggttttgttttggatttt includes the following:
- the Prpf39 gene encoding pre-mRNA-processing factor 39 isoform X1, with protein sequence MQNSHMDEYRNSDNGSTGNSSEVVVVEHPDFSTEIMNVTEMEQSPDGSPSVNASTEENEMATAVDLPVTETEGNFPPEFEKFWKTVETNPQDFTGWVYLLQYVEQENHLMAARKAFDKFFIHYPYCYGYWKKYADLEKRHDNIKQSDEVYRRGLQAIPLSVDLWIHYINFLKETLDPGDPETNSSIRGTFEHAVLAAGTDFRSDKLWEMYINWENEQGNLREVTAVYDRILGIPTQLYSHHFQRFKEHVQNNLPRDLLTGEQFIQLRRELASVNGHSGDDGPPGDDLPSGIEDITDPAKLITEIENMRHRIIEIHQEMFNYNEHEVSKRWTFEEGIKRPYFHVKPLEKAQLKNWKEYLEFEIENGTHERVVVLFERCVISCALYEEFWIKYAKYMENHSIEGVRHVFSRACTVHLPKKPMAHMLWAAFEEQQGNINEARTILRTFEECVLGLAMVRLRRVSLERRHGNMEEAEHLLQDAIKNAKSNNESSFYAIKLARHLFKIQKNLPKSRKVLLEAIESDKENTKLYLNLLEMEYSCDLKQNEENILNCFDKAIHGSLPIKMRITFSQRKVEFLEDFGSDVNKLLNAYDEHQTLLKEQDTLKRKAENGSEEPEEKKAHTEDMSSAQIIDGDLQANQAAYNYSAWYQYNYQNPWNYGQYYPPPPT
- the Prpf39 gene encoding pre-mRNA-processing factor 39 isoform X2 — translated: MQGLLRFEDQDSARGDQNIAMFYPTSTQMVYRRGLQAIPLSVDLWIHYINFLKETLDPGDPETNSSIRGTFEHAVLAAGTDFRSDKLWEMYINWENEQGNLREVTAVYDRILGIPTQLYSHHFQRFKEHVQNNLPRDLLTGEQFIQLRRELASVNGHSGDDGPPGDDLPSGIEDITDPAKLITEIENMRHRIIEIHQEMFNYNEHEVSKRWTFEEGIKRPYFHVKPLEKAQLKNWKEYLEFEIENGTHERVVVLFERCVISCALYEEFWIKYAKYMENHSIEGVRHVFSRACTVHLPKKPMAHMLWAAFEEQQGNINEARTILRTFEECVLGLAMVRLRRVSLERRHGNMEEAEHLLQDAIKNAKSNNESSFYAIKLARHLFKIQKNLPKSRKVLLEAIESDKENTKLYLNLLEMEYSCDLKQNEENILNCFDKAIHGSLPIKMRITFSQRKVEFLEDFGSDVNKLLNAYDEHQTLLKEQDTLKRKAENGSEEPEEKKAHTEDMSSAQIIDGDLQANQAAYNYSAWYQYNYQNPWNYGQYYPPPPT